Proteins co-encoded in one Zymomonas mobilis subsp. mobilis ATCC 10988 genomic window:
- a CDS encoding DUF4011 domain-containing protein: protein MRIKIGVSVASKIGFASHQNAVPLIHDLEITNPTSEDFQDLTLILKADLPFIEEVRWRIPLLKKEESYQLALQPVILDAGFLHDLNENLTTHLTFSLVKGDTILAETVLPVELLSYDQWGGYKTMSELLPAFAMPNDPVIDSVLKSASDVLEKAGRLASIEGYQSQSRERVWEITSAIWSALCGLHLSEAPMPDQYAENGQKIRTPERIISGQIANSLDAALLLAAVLEKSGLNALVVLLRETVLVGVWLQPIEFASLITDEAAALRRRVDLKDMLLLDSRLLLQLIPSALSVAEREALKKIAEERAADFVMAIDIHRARLQKIRPLNSLSGNGEAFSPSEWEAAEAFETAPVLPAFDVERPESDAIAKDRLTSWQRKLLELTPRNRLLNLPAKSKQVPLICSDPMKLEIGLSDGKKLKIVAMPDFSANGRDKELYASQNQSDLLQEMAEAAMAKGEIMSSLSANALEAALIDLYRKARSDIDEGGANTLFLAIGFLKWKRHPEETREYYAPLVLLPVTLERKNALSGLVLVRHEDEIRFNLTLLEMLRHDFSLTIPELNKALPEQDGLVDIAAIWNIIRHAIRDIKGFELIPEVSLSTFSFVKYLMWKDLTDRSDQLKESPLVHYLLDRTKENLPKNKHFPTAETLDKTVNPGELFTPLPADSSQLAAIVASAKGCDFVLDGPPGTGKSQTIANIIAHNLALGRRVLFVAEKKAALDVVQRRLNANGLGDFCLELHSSKATRSEVIKQLNRAWAASKDIPEADWKSEAEKLRQLRDNLNEVVHLLHQRQPNGLTLYQAIGVVVRDGGRAVPRLNFYHPLQHSEQDLAHFRDLAQRLGLAWQEVEDIPQDFDAVTVSEWSNGWQESIVAAAKKLKNAVLEVIAAKEAIIEASNLPIMADSRDGLEQLSHFIHLLGKAYGRNCYLAFSPEKNKIIEAAYQLISILKSYRKEASGLSVRYDRDILRRLRTHPRRLWQEWEKADQRFWFFSVFEKKKIIKHLAKAGRTKGRIDAAHDLPRLVMMGRFYEKLYHLRKTMPALKYFSGWKGISSNLTMIADECSFAEELEAAVTAQAANPAHLIELRQAVKNLVMEANALLDPASPLMIAARRLKSALQILDRAKDSFVSLADSDMPNDPKAWLELAETIISYENRLQAWANWQRIRYEAVSAGLKPLVDAIESHAIPSDQVASAFEAGYARWFASNLIDAEPRLRRFSSAMQMADIAAFRKVDDRVSELSVQYIRAQLAKNIAVDENNGLPAGYAILKRQLQLKHPMPIRQLISEMGDDFGRLAPCMLMSPLSVAQFLPPDHALFDLVIFDEASQIAPWDAIGAMARGKQVIVAGDPRQMPPTSFFNRSVQNDDLVADTERDMESILDECLSAGIPMHSLNFHYRSRHESLIAFSNHSYYDGSLITFPAPVRKETAVHWRRVNGVYSRGRNRVNAIEAQAMVDEAVARLTDPEFNRQGWSLGIITLNSDQQRLVEDLLDKARRDHPEIESHFSDLLPEPVTVRNLETVQGIERDLVIIGIGFGPTEPGSPTMLMSFGPLSAEGGWRRLNVALTRARQEMILFTSFGPEMIDLNRTTSRAVIDLKHFIEFADRGPQAFAEAVHGSLGGYDSPFEEAVAAELMHRGWQVASQIGVSRFRIDLGVVHPDRPGDYLAGVECDGATYHSAATARDRDKVREAILSELGWKLVRVWSTDWWVDKEGAAEHLHNALVAILEEDRRKNKMALPAS, encoded by the coding sequence ATGCGTATCAAAATTGGCGTTTCTGTCGCCAGTAAAATTGGTTTTGCTTCTCATCAGAATGCGGTCCCGTTAATTCACGATTTGGAAATAACCAATCCGACCTCGGAAGATTTTCAGGATTTGACCTTGATCCTGAAAGCGGATTTACCCTTTATTGAAGAAGTCCGTTGGAGAATTCCTCTTTTAAAAAAAGAAGAAAGCTATCAGCTTGCTTTGCAGCCGGTGATTTTAGACGCTGGTTTTCTGCATGATTTAAACGAAAATCTGACAACTCATCTGACTTTCTCGCTTGTCAAAGGCGATACTATTCTGGCCGAAACTGTCTTGCCGGTTGAGCTGCTGTCTTATGACCAATGGGGTGGTTATAAGACGATGTCGGAATTGCTGCCCGCCTTTGCTATGCCGAATGATCCGGTCATTGATTCCGTCTTGAAATCGGCTTCTGATGTTTTGGAAAAAGCTGGAAGATTGGCTTCGATTGAAGGTTACCAGTCACAGTCGCGGGAACGGGTTTGGGAAATAACCTCTGCCATTTGGTCGGCACTTTGCGGCTTGCATCTATCTGAAGCCCCGATGCCTGACCAATATGCTGAAAATGGTCAGAAAATACGGACGCCTGAACGCATTATATCAGGGCAGATCGCCAATAGCCTTGATGCGGCCTTGCTTTTGGCCGCAGTGTTAGAAAAATCCGGATTAAACGCTTTGGTCGTTTTGTTACGAGAGACCGTTTTGGTGGGGGTCTGGTTACAGCCGATTGAATTTGCCTCTCTTATTACCGATGAAGCGGCGGCCTTGAGGCGGCGGGTCGATTTAAAAGATATGCTGTTACTGGATTCTCGGCTTTTATTGCAGCTGATACCCTCTGCTTTGTCTGTTGCCGAGCGAGAGGCTCTGAAAAAAATTGCCGAAGAGCGTGCCGCCGATTTTGTTATGGCGATTGATATCCATCGGGCGCGTTTACAAAAAATCCGGCCTTTAAATAGCTTGTCGGGGAATGGTGAAGCATTTTCGCCATCTGAATGGGAAGCGGCTGAAGCCTTTGAAACTGCGCCGGTATTACCCGCTTTTGATGTTGAAAGGCCGGAAAGTGATGCCATCGCAAAAGATCGGCTAACCAGTTGGCAGCGCAAATTATTGGAATTAACGCCGCGCAATCGGTTGTTAAATTTACCTGCCAAAAGCAAACAGGTGCCTTTGATCTGTTCAGACCCGATGAAGCTAGAAATTGGGTTGAGCGACGGTAAAAAGCTGAAAATCGTAGCGATGCCGGATTTTTCGGCCAATGGGCGCGATAAAGAACTGTATGCCTCACAAAATCAGAGTGATTTGCTTCAAGAAATGGCAGAAGCGGCTATGGCGAAAGGTGAAATTATGTCTTCACTTTCGGCGAATGCTTTGGAAGCGGCTCTGATTGATCTTTACCGGAAAGCCAGAAGCGATATTGACGAGGGCGGGGCGAATACCCTGTTTTTGGCAATCGGTTTTCTGAAATGGAAGCGGCATCCTGAAGAAACGCGGGAATATTACGCGCCTCTGGTGCTGTTACCGGTGACTTTGGAACGGAAAAATGCCCTGTCAGGTCTGGTTCTGGTCAGGCATGAAGATGAAATCCGTTTCAATCTAACACTTCTGGAAATGTTGCGGCATGATTTTAGCCTGACAATACCAGAATTGAATAAGGCTTTGCCAGAGCAAGACGGGCTTGTTGATATTGCAGCGATATGGAATATTATCCGTCACGCTATTCGGGATATTAAAGGTTTCGAGCTAATCCCCGAAGTCAGTTTAAGCACTTTTTCCTTTGTCAAATATTTGATGTGGAAAGATTTAACCGATCGTTCTGATCAGTTAAAAGAAAGTCCTCTTGTTCATTATCTGTTAGACCGGACAAAAGAGAATTTACCTAAAAATAAGCATTTTCCCACTGCTGAAACGCTCGATAAAACCGTTAATCCAGGCGAATTATTTACCCCTTTACCTGCGGATAGCTCTCAATTAGCGGCGATTGTGGCCTCGGCTAAAGGCTGTGATTTTGTTCTGGATGGTCCTCCGGGGACAGGGAAATCCCAGACTATCGCCAATATTATTGCCCATAATCTGGCTTTGGGGCGGCGCGTTTTATTCGTAGCAGAGAAAAAAGCCGCACTCGATGTCGTTCAGCGGCGTTTAAATGCCAATGGATTAGGCGATTTCTGTCTGGAACTTCATTCCAGCAAGGCGACCCGTAGCGAAGTTATTAAACAGCTCAATCGAGCTTGGGCAGCGAGTAAGGATATTCCCGAAGCTGACTGGAAAAGTGAAGCTGAAAAGCTGCGGCAGTTGCGCGACAACCTTAATGAAGTCGTTCATTTGTTGCATCAGCGTCAGCCGAATGGGCTAACGCTCTATCAAGCAATCGGGGTTGTGGTTCGGGATGGTGGCCGTGCGGTGCCTCGTCTGAATTTTTATCATCCGCTGCAACATAGTGAGCAAGACCTTGCTCATTTTCGTGATCTGGCGCAGCGTTTAGGGCTGGCTTGGCAGGAAGTTGAAGATATCCCGCAGGATTTCGATGCAGTAACGGTAAGCGAATGGTCGAATGGTTGGCAGGAATCCATTGTTGCAGCAGCCAAGAAGTTAAAAAATGCTGTTTTAGAAGTGATTGCCGCCAAAGAGGCTATTATTGAGGCTTCTAATTTGCCGATTATGGCCGATAGTCGCGACGGATTGGAGCAATTAAGTCATTTTATCCATTTGTTGGGAAAAGCCTATGGCCGGAATTGTTATCTGGCTTTCTCACCTGAAAAAAATAAAATTATCGAGGCCGCTTATCAGCTTATTTCTATTCTAAAAAGCTATCGCAAAGAGGCTTCCGGTCTGTCTGTCCGCTATGATCGCGATATTCTAAGACGGCTACGCACACATCCACGCCGATTATGGCAGGAGTGGGAAAAAGCTGACCAGCGCTTCTGGTTCTTTTCTGTTTTTGAAAAGAAAAAAATTATCAAGCATTTGGCTAAAGCTGGACGCACCAAAGGCCGGATTGATGCCGCGCATGATTTGCCTCGTCTGGTGATGATGGGGCGATTCTATGAAAAGCTCTATCACTTAAGAAAAACAATGCCTGCCTTGAAATATTTTTCTGGCTGGAAAGGTATTAGCAGCAATCTGACGATGATTGCAGATGAATGCAGCTTTGCCGAAGAATTGGAAGCTGCGGTTACAGCGCAGGCAGCTAACCCCGCCCATTTGATCGAATTACGGCAAGCTGTCAAAAATCTGGTTATGGAGGCGAATGCGCTATTAGACCCTGCTTCGCCTTTAATGATTGCAGCGCGGCGGCTGAAAAGTGCTTTGCAAATATTGGATAGAGCCAAGGATAGTTTTGTTTCTTTGGCTGATTCCGATATGCCCAATGACCCAAAGGCATGGCTGGAATTGGCTGAAACCATTATCAGCTATGAAAACCGTTTGCAGGCTTGGGCGAATTGGCAACGGATTCGGTATGAAGCAGTATCAGCGGGACTAAAACCTTTGGTCGATGCGATCGAAAGTCATGCGATCCCAAGCGATCAGGTGGCTTCTGCCTTTGAAGCCGGTTATGCGCGCTGGTTTGCCAGTAATCTGATTGATGCTGAACCGCGATTGCGGCGTTTCTCTTCGGCTATGCAGATGGCTGATATTGCGGCTTTCCGAAAAGTTGATGACCGTGTGTCTGAATTATCAGTGCAATATATTCGGGCGCAATTAGCTAAAAATATTGCGGTTGATGAAAATAACGGTTTGCCTGCTGGTTATGCCATTTTGAAAAGACAGCTTCAATTAAAGCATCCTATGCCTATCCGGCAGTTGATTAGCGAAATGGGTGATGATTTCGGACGCTTGGCACCTTGTATGCTGATGAGTCCATTATCAGTTGCCCAGTTTTTACCGCCCGATCATGCGTTATTTGATCTGGTTATTTTTGATGAGGCTTCGCAAATCGCGCCTTGGGATGCGATCGGCGCAATGGCGAGAGGAAAGCAGGTTATTGTTGCCGGTGATCCACGTCAGATGCCGCCGACCAGCTTTTTTAATCGTTCGGTGCAAAATGATGATTTGGTGGCTGATACCGAACGCGACATGGAAAGTATTCTTGATGAATGTTTAAGCGCGGGTATCCCGATGCATTCTTTGAATTTCCATTACCGCAGCCGTCATGAAAGCCTGATCGCCTTTTCAAACCATAGTTATTATGATGGCAGTCTGATTACATTTCCAGCTCCAGTCAGGAAAGAAACGGCGGTACATTGGCGGCGAGTGAACGGGGTTTATAGTCGTGGCCGGAATCGCGTGAATGCTATTGAAGCCCAAGCCATGGTGGATGAGGCTGTAGCCCGTTTGACTGATCCCGAATTTAACCGGCAAGGCTGGTCTTTGGGCATTATTACCTTGAATAGCGACCAGCAAAGATTGGTTGAAGATTTGCTGGATAAAGCGCGTCGAGATCATCCTGAAATTGAATCCCATTTCAGCGATTTACTGCCAGAACCTGTTACGGTTCGTAATCTGGAAACGGTACAGGGTATCGAACGCGATTTGGTGATTATCGGGATTGGTTTTGGCCCGACAGAACCCGGTTCACCGACAATGCTGATGTCCTTTGGCCCTCTGTCTGCTGAAGGCGGATGGCGGCGGCTGAATGTCGCCTTGACCCGCGCCAGACAGGAAATGATTTTATTTACCTCCTTTGGCCCTGAAATGATTGATTTAAACCGGACAACTTCACGGGCGGTTATTGATCTGAAACATTTCATCGAATTTGCTGATCGGGGCCCGCAAGCCTTTGCCGAAGCCGTCCATGGGTCTTTGGGTGGATATGATTCACCTTTTGAAGAGGCGGTGGCTGCGGAATTGATGCATCGGGGCTGGCAAGTCGCTTCCCAAATAGGGGTTTCCCGTTTCAGAATTGATTTGGGGGTTGTTCATCCTGATCGCCCCGGTGATTATCTAGCCGGTGTCGAATGTGATGGTGCCACTTATCATAGTGCAGCAACGGCGCGGGATCGGGATAAAGTCAGAGAAGCGATATTGTCCGAACTAGGATGGAAGCTGGTTCGGGTTTGGTCAACCGATTGGTGGGTTGATAAAGAAGGCGCAGCCGAGCATCTTCATAACGCCCTGGTCGCGATTTTAGAAGAAGATCGGCGCAAGAATAAAATGGCTTTGCCTGCAAGCTGA
- a CDS encoding ammonium transporter translates to MQRFSLKAPVLLRSMANSIGFCKKLIALPLLSCAVPALAETPAAVNSGDTAWMLISTALVLLMIIPGLALFYVGMVRAKNALSLLTQMLCMTALVMVLWPLIGYSLAFSGSSPFFGNLTNAFLKKVTPDSINGTIPEYVFVCYQMTFAAITAALALGGFAERIKFRAVMLFTPLWLVLVYLPLAHMVWSSDGYFFKMGVLDFAGGTVVHINAGIAALVGCLMIGKRSGYGKELMAPHSMMMTLIGTGLLWVGWFGFNAGSALGANASAGLAMINSFVATAAAILVWIATEALVGRKPSLLGACSGAIAGLVAITPAAGNAGPMGAIAIGALASFGCFWMVVYVKPKLKFDDALDAFGVHGVGGIIGSIATGLFCSPLLGGPGKADYMIGHQLFLQIFAVVVAVIWSAIGSAIAFYIVDKLVGLRVTKEEEAMGLDISEHDERAYNMNSL, encoded by the coding sequence ATGCAGAGATTTTCATTAAAGGCGCCTGTTCTTTTGCGCTCTATGGCTAATTCGATAGGGTTTTGTAAAAAATTAATTGCACTACCCTTGTTATCTTGTGCCGTTCCGGCTCTGGCTGAAACGCCGGCCGCTGTAAATAGCGGGGATACCGCCTGGATGTTGATATCAACAGCGCTTGTGTTGTTGATGATTATCCCGGGCTTGGCATTATTCTATGTCGGCATGGTTCGGGCGAAAAATGCGCTTTCTCTTTTGACCCAGATGTTGTGCATGACCGCTCTTGTCATGGTTTTATGGCCTTTGATTGGATATTCTCTGGCCTTTAGCGGATCATCCCCTTTCTTTGGTAACTTGACCAATGCCTTTTTGAAAAAGGTAACGCCGGACAGCATCAATGGCACGATACCAGAATATGTCTTTGTCTGTTATCAGATGACTTTTGCCGCAATTACGGCAGCTTTGGCTTTGGGCGGTTTTGCGGAAAGAATTAAATTTCGGGCAGTAATGCTTTTCACCCCGCTTTGGCTGGTCTTGGTTTATTTGCCACTCGCCCATATGGTTTGGTCTTCTGACGGTTATTTCTTCAAAATGGGCGTTCTGGATTTCGCCGGCGGGACGGTCGTTCATATCAATGCGGGTATTGCGGCTTTGGTTGGCTGCTTGATGATCGGTAAACGGAGCGGCTATGGCAAAGAACTGATGGCACCCCATTCCATGATGATGACCCTGATCGGAACCGGATTGTTATGGGTTGGTTGGTTTGGCTTTAACGCAGGTTCAGCCTTGGGTGCCAATGCTTCTGCTGGTTTAGCGATGATAAACAGCTTTGTTGCGACGGCAGCAGCCATCCTTGTCTGGATCGCAACCGAGGCTCTCGTTGGTCGTAAGCCGTCGCTGCTGGGGGCTTGTTCCGGTGCTATTGCCGGTTTGGTTGCCATTACCCCTGCCGCCGGTAATGCGGGCCCGATGGGTGCTATCGCTATTGGCGCTTTGGCTTCTTTCGGCTGCTTCTGGATGGTCGTCTATGTCAAACCCAAATTGAAATTTGATGATGCGCTTGATGCTTTTGGTGTTCATGGCGTTGGGGGTATTATCGGTTCCATTGCGACGGGTTTGTTTTGTTCACCATTATTAGGTGGCCCTGGTAAAGCCGATTATATGATTGGGCATCAGCTCTTCTTGCAGATTTTTGCCGTGGTCGTTGCCGTTATTTGGTCAGCTATTGGTTCTGCTATTGCCTTTTACATCGTTGATAAACTGGTTGGTTTGCGCGTTACCAAGGAAGAAGAAGCGATGGGGCTGGATATCAGCGAGCATGACGAGCGGGCTTATAATATGAACTCGCTATAA
- a CDS encoding YqgE/AlgH family protein yields the protein MVTDPCPELSGLLLLALPNIRDVEFQKAVIALCAFNEKGALGLNIGRIIPDVTLHSLMHQLGIQPGLVPDRPVHDGGPCEPQRGMVLHSRDWHSPDSMMVGQDWALTCTLDVLHALSRGEGPQHWLVALGYAGWGAGQLDQEMKQADWFLSKVDDQLLFSCPAENRWQQGYQQAGVDFYRLATKIGQA from the coding sequence ATGGTTACTGATCCTTGTCCAGAGCTAAGCGGATTATTGCTTTTGGCTTTGCCCAATATAAGGGATGTCGAATTTCAAAAAGCGGTTATCGCTTTATGTGCCTTTAATGAAAAAGGGGCTTTGGGGCTGAATATTGGTCGCATTATTCCCGATGTGACGTTGCATTCTTTGATGCATCAATTGGGTATTCAGCCCGGCCTTGTTCCTGATCGACCTGTTCATGATGGTGGCCCCTGTGAACCCCAGCGTGGGATGGTATTGCATAGTCGCGATTGGCATAGTCCTGATAGCATGATGGTTGGGCAGGATTGGGCTTTGACCTGTACTCTGGACGTGCTTCATGCGCTTAGTCGAGGAGAAGGCCCGCAGCATTGGCTGGTTGCCTTAGGCTATGCTGGCTGGGGCGCTGGTCAACTGGATCAGGAAATGAAACAGGCGGATTGGTTTCTTTCCAAAGTGGATGACCAATTACTCTTTTCTTGTCCGGCAGAAAATCGTTGGCAGCAGGGATATCAACAGGCTGGTGTCGATTTTTATCGTTTGGCGACAAAAATAGGGCAGGCTTGA
- a CDS encoding bifunctional cytidylyltransferase/SDR family oxidoreductase: protein MAVAVILGGGKGTRFGDPLPKQFKVLGGKPIIQYTLEAFYSHPAIDEIIVTYPVEYRKEIAKITAPFSKKPIHLVAGGASRMETTMAALAAAGDRHVKILFHDAVRPFVSHDIISDSLVALDRHQAVDVVIPTADTIVSLNEAQDHLLSIPKRSLLRRGQTPQGFWGDSLAAAYRAIDPEILDRFSDDCGVFLYQNPDADIGVVTGDDKNIKITTPIDFFLAEQILYSGQAASRSVVSEEKSQKSVVLFGASSGLGAAAAKAMEAKGWQVFAASRSTGVDICDPEQVNGFFKEVASKTSEIDAVAVFSGVLKTGKITEMSREEIRQMIDVNLIGSLNVALASFPYLKKSSGHLLMVSSSSYFRGRANSAVYSSSKAAVVNLTQALSEEWAEDNIAVSCIAPRRANTPMRRKAFPHEDPAICLDPDIVSQQVVAMLEHSQTGLIKHIY from the coding sequence ATGGCTGTTGCCGTTATTTTGGGAGGCGGGAAAGGCACCCGTTTTGGTGATCCGCTACCCAAGCAATTCAAGGTATTAGGTGGAAAGCCGATCATCCAATATACCTTGGAGGCCTTTTATTCTCATCCGGCGATTGATGAAATTATTGTGACCTATCCGGTTGAATACCGGAAAGAGATTGCAAAGATAACCGCGCCTTTTTCTAAAAAACCGATCCATTTGGTGGCGGGGGGTGCTTCCCGCATGGAAACAACCATGGCGGCTTTGGCTGCGGCGGGTGATCGTCATGTTAAGATTTTATTTCATGATGCGGTTCGCCCTTTTGTTTCCCATGATATCATCAGCGATAGTTTGGTTGCTCTTGATCGGCATCAGGCCGTTGATGTTGTTATTCCAACGGCCGATACTATCGTTTCTTTGAATGAGGCGCAGGATCATTTACTGTCTATCCCCAAACGTAGTCTGCTACGCCGTGGACAAACGCCGCAAGGTTTCTGGGGCGATTCTCTGGCGGCTGCTTATCGGGCGATAGATCCTGAAATTCTTGACCGTTTTTCCGATGATTGCGGTGTATTTCTTTATCAAAATCCTGATGCTGATATCGGTGTGGTCACCGGTGATGATAAAAATATCAAAATTACGACACCGATAGATTTCTTTTTGGCTGAACAAATCCTCTATTCAGGGCAGGCGGCTAGCCGATCAGTGGTTTCCGAGGAAAAAAGCCAGAAGTCCGTGGTTCTTTTTGGCGCTTCATCAGGATTGGGCGCGGCGGCCGCTAAAGCTATGGAAGCCAAAGGCTGGCAAGTCTTTGCCGCTTCGCGTAGCACGGGGGTCGATATTTGTGATCCTGAACAGGTGAATGGTTTTTTTAAGGAAGTAGCCTCTAAAACATCTGAAATTGACGCGGTTGCAGTTTTCTCCGGTGTTTTGAAAACCGGCAAGATTACAGAAATGAGCCGTGAAGAAATCCGTCAAATGATAGATGTCAATTTGATCGGTTCATTAAATGTGGCCTTGGCTTCTTTCCCCTATTTGAAGAAGTCATCTGGTCATTTATTGATGGTTAGCTCCAGTAGTTATTTTCGCGGGCGTGCTAATTCAGCGGTTTATTCATCTTCCAAAGCGGCGGTAGTTAATTTAACGCAAGCGCTTTCTGAAGAATGGGCAGAGGATAATATTGCGGTTTCTTGCATTGCCCCAAGACGTGCCAATACACCGATGCGAAGAAAAGCTTTCCCGCATGAAGATCCAGCGATTTGCCTTGATCCCGATATTGTTAGCCAGCAAGTCGTTGCGATGTTGGAACATTCCCAGACAGGTTTAATCAAACATATTTATTGA
- the hfq gene encoding RNA chaperone Hfq, translating into MAEKVNNLQDFFLNTLRKTRTPVTMFLVKGVKLQGVITWFDNFSILLRRDGQSQLVYKHAISTIIPAHPLEQLRESRSLMAERKSSLLQDVFLSAIMQQQEPVTMFLINGVMLQGEIAAFDLFCVLLTRNDDAQLVYKHAVSTVQPVKSVDLTMTERRDED; encoded by the coding sequence ATGGCCGAAAAGGTCAACAATCTTCAGGATTTTTTCCTTAATACCTTGCGCAAGACCCGCACACCGGTGACGATGTTTTTGGTAAAAGGTGTCAAATTACAGGGCGTTATCACCTGGTTTGACAATTTTTCTATTCTGCTGCGGAGAGATGGTCAGTCACAGCTGGTCTATAAACACGCTATTTCTACCATTATTCCGGCGCATCCGCTGGAACAGCTGCGCGAAAGCCGCAGTTTGATGGCTGAACGTAAATCCAGTTTGCTTCAGGATGTCTTTTTATCGGCGATTATGCAGCAGCAAGAACCGGTGACAATGTTTTTGATAAACGGGGTCATGTTGCAAGGTGAAATTGCCGCCTTCGATTTATTCTGCGTCTTGTTAACCCGTAATGACGACGCACAGCTGGTTTATAAACATGCGGTTTCAACAGTGCAGCCTGTGAAATCTGTAGATTTGACAATGACAGAAAGGCGAGACGAGGATTGA
- a CDS encoding ParB-like protein: protein MADIREPVLLTAALTDLHPTQISVGMREVENKRENWREKEDDKKSLYLGSHLIPVVLGDQSQPFVVDHHHLCRALLEEGVTKVALSVMADLSSLEKDHFWFVMDSQRWMHPFDEKGIRRSYQDIPDSLTEMKDDPYRSLAGSLRRAGGYAKDVTPFSEFLWADYLRRQFNGADIAHNFNDFLEKALILAHDKKASYLPGWCAPQVKHV from the coding sequence ATGGCTGATATCCGCGAACCTGTGCTGTTGACAGCCGCTTTGACTGATTTGCATCCTACCCAGATTTCGGTCGGTATGCGGGAAGTCGAAAATAAACGCGAAAATTGGCGCGAAAAAGAGGATGATAAAAAATCTCTTTATCTTGGTAGCCATTTAATTCCGGTGGTTCTGGGGGATCAGAGTCAGCCTTTTGTTGTTGATCATCACCATCTATGTCGCGCGCTTTTAGAAGAAGGGGTGACTAAAGTTGCCTTATCCGTGATGGCCGATCTTTCTTCTTTGGAAAAAGATCATTTCTGGTTTGTTATGGATAGTCAGCGCTGGATGCATCCTTTCGATGAAAAGGGCATCCGCCGTAGTTATCAGGATATTCCCGATAGTCTGACCGAGATGAAAGATGATCCTTATCGTTCTCTGGCCGGTTCTTTGCGTCGTGCCGGAGGATATGCCAAAGACGTGACACCTTTTAGTGAATTTTTATGGGCAGATTATTTGCGGCGGCAATTTAACGGAGCCGATATTGCACATAATTTCAATGATTTTTTGGAAAAAGCCTTGATTCTTGCTCATGACAAAAAGGCTTCCTATTTGCCCGGATGGTGTGCGCCGCAAGTAAAGCATGTCTAG
- the hflX gene encoding GTPase HflX has product MSGFVRSEADGVSHGARVLIVLPELEDNNKRSTEARLEEATGLACAIGLDVVSKLAFHLRAPKASTLFGPGQVEQIVTAARDEEVDLVIVDGPLTPIQQRNLETSLDVKVIDRTGLILEIFGARAATAEGRLQVELAHLDYQAGRLVRTWTHLERQRGGFGFLGGPGETQIEADRRMIRDRMAKLRRDLAQVTRTRGLHRARRKKAPWPVVALVGYTNAGKSTLFNRMTGADVMAKDLLFATLDPTMRQIALPGIDKAILSDTVGFVSDLPTQLVAAFRATLEEVTAADLILHVRDIAQEDSESEREDVERVLAEIGIAPVEDGGEFAIPVIEAWNKSDLLSEEAHESLAAEAARRDDVALISAWTGEGIEDLRELVSQRLSEAHRLRHIDIPVTEGQAMAWLYAHGDVVSDVMNDETGKMEFDVRMSDENWGRFIERFGFLYQDMSSSEDESEDLHPSL; this is encoded by the coding sequence TTGAGTGGTTTTGTCCGTTCCGAAGCCGATGGCGTTTCACATGGCGCCCGCGTATTGATCGTTCTTCCTGAACTGGAAGATAATAACAAGCGTTCGACCGAAGCCCGATTGGAAGAGGCAACTGGTCTAGCCTGTGCCATCGGGTTGGATGTTGTTTCCAAATTAGCTTTTCATTTGCGCGCCCCAAAAGCCTCGACTTTGTTTGGCCCGGGGCAGGTTGAGCAGATTGTCACCGCAGCAAGAGATGAAGAAGTCGATCTGGTCATTGTCGATGGCCCTTTGACGCCGATTCAGCAGCGCAATCTTGAGACTTCTTTGGATGTAAAAGTCATCGACCGAACCGGTCTTATCCTTGAAATTTTCGGTGCGCGTGCAGCAACTGCTGAAGGGCGTTTGCAGGTCGAGCTCGCCCATTTGGATTATCAAGCGGGGCGTTTGGTTCGGACATGGACCCATTTGGAGCGTCAAAGAGGGGGCTTCGGATTTTTGGGCGGCCCGGGTGAAACCCAAATTGAAGCCGATCGCCGCATGATCCGTGACCGCATGGCAAAATTACGGCGTGATTTGGCACAAGTTACGCGGACACGTGGATTGCATCGGGCAAGACGGAAAAAAGCACCTTGGCCGGTGGTGGCCTTGGTCGGTTATACCAATGCTGGAAAATCGACCCTGTTTAACCGTATGACCGGAGCCGATGTCATGGCCAAGGATTTGCTTTTCGCAACCCTTGATCCAACGATGCGCCAGATTGCTTTACCCGGTATTGATAAGGCTATTTTGTCAGATACGGTGGGTTTTGTTTCCGATTTGCCGACCCAGTTGGTTGCGGCCTTTCGGGCGACCTTGGAAGAAGTTACCGCGGCTGATCTTATTCTGCATGTCCGCGATATCGCCCAAGAAGATAGTGAATCCGAACGCGAAGATGTTGAGCGTGTTTTGGCTGAAATCGGGATTGCGCCTGTCGAAGACGGCGGAGAATTTGCTATTCCGGTTATTGAGGCTTGGAATAAAAGTGATCTTTTATCCGAAGAAGCTCATGAAAGCCTTGCCGCTGAAGCTGCGCGTCGTGATGATGTTGCCTTGATATCAGCATGGACAGGGGAAGGCATCGAAGACTTACGGGAGTTGGTTTCCCAGAGACTTTCAGAAGCCCATCGCCTGCGTCATATTGATATTCCGGTGACGGAAGGTCAGGCTATGGCTTGGCTTTATGCTCATGGCGATGTTGTCAGTGACGTGATGAATGACGAGACCGGAAAAATGGAATTCGACGTCAGAATGTCGGATGAAAATTGGGGACGTTTTATCGAACGCTTCGGTTTCTTGTATCAGGATATGTCTTCTTCTGAAGATGAATCCGAAGACTTGCATCCGTCTTTGTAA